The following proteins are encoded in a genomic region of Neovison vison isolate M4711 chromosome 12, ASM_NN_V1, whole genome shotgun sequence:
- the AQP5 gene encoding aquaporin-5 yields MKKEVCSVAFLKAVFAEFLATLIFVFFGLGSALKWPSALPSILQISLAFGLAIGTLAQALGPVSGGHINPAITLALLVGNQISLLRAVFYVAAQLVGAIAGAGILYGLAPLNARGNLAINALNNNTTQGQAMVVELILTFQLALCIFSSTDSRRTSPVGSPALSIGLSVTLGHLVGIYFTGCSMNPARSFGPAVVMNRFSSAHWVFWVGPIVGAILAAILYFYLLFPNSLSVSERVAVIKGTYEPEEDWEEQREERKKTMELTAR; encoded by the exons ATGAAGAAGGAGGTGTGCTCCGTGGCCTTCCTCAAGGCAGTGTTCGCCGAGTTCCTGGCCACCCTCATCTTCGTCTTCTTTGGCCTCGGCTCGGCCCTCAAGTGGCCGTCGGCGCTGCCCAGCATCCTCCAGATCTCACTGGCCTTTGGCCTGGCCATAGGTACCCTGGCCCAGGCCCTGGGGCCGGTGAGCGGCGGCCACATCAACCCGGCCATCACGCTGGCCCTCCTGGTGGGCAACCAGATCTCCCTGCTCCGGGCCGTCTTCTACGTGGCGGCCCAGCTGGTGGGCGCCATCGCCGGGGCGGGCATCCTCTATGGGCTGGCACCACTTAATGCCCGAGGCAATCTGGCCATCAACGCG CTCAACAACAACACAACCCAGGGCCAGGCTATGGTAGTGGAGCTGATTCTGACCTTCCAGCTGGCACTCTGCATTTTCTCCTCTACCGACTCCCGCCGCACCAGTCCTGTGGGCTCTCCGGCCCTCTCCATTGGCCTTTCCGTCACACTGGGCCACCTCGTGGGG ATCTACTTCACCGGCTGCTCCATGAACCCAGCCCGCTCTTTCGGCCCTGCAGTGGTTATGAATCGCTTCAGCTCTGCTCACTGG GTGTTCTGGGTAGGCCCCATCGTGGGGGCCATCCTGGCTGCCATCCTCTACTTCTACCTGCTCTTCCCCAACTCCCTGAGCGTGAGTGAGCGCGTGGCCGTCATCAAGGGCACATATGAGCCTGAGGAGGACTGGGAAGAGCAACGAGAGGAGCGAAAGAAGACCATGGAGCTGACTGCCCGCTGA